TACTAGAAAAATTATAGGTTGCATAATTATCTCCAGAGTAATCACTGCCATATTGGTTATAATCTGTATTGCCTGTATTATCCCAGAAATAGGCATTGTTATCCTTAGCCACATCCAGCAATGTATTGTTTAAAGTATAGAATAAATCCAAATCAAAATTAGAAGGATATGGGTTGCCTGTAAGATTGTAACCATCGCCCTGACCGACATTGTTACCTACATCAAAAACAAAAGCGGCATTATTGGGCACACCACTGAAAATTGCTTTTACGGCATTTGAAGCAAGACCTATCGCTGAATAGCCTTTTGCTTTTGCAGACTTTGTGCCCGCTATTACTGGTTTGAAGGTATCTGTTTTTGTTATATACTCCATCACCTTGCCTGCCATAACAGAATTGGGACTACCATATAACGCATATAAATCTTGCTCTACAACGGGTGACGCCCAAAGATTGTATTGATTAGCTGGCACTGTTGCTTTGCGCTCTAGATTGATAGCACCTATATTATTAGCGGTAGGGTCTTGCATCAGGATAGCATTATTTTCAAACCTTACAATTCCACCTGTGTTTTGGAGACCTTGTTTGGCTTCAAGAACATTAGATGCTAGGTTATCAGCAGTTTCGGAAAGTTTTAATTCCCCTCTTACTACACTTACTAAATTATTAACCTTTGTAATTCCTGTAGCGGTTTTAATACCAGAACCTGAAATTTTTAAATGGGCATAATTAGCACCAATGGGCGATGTCGTAACAGGTGCATTGGTGATAATTTGGTTACCGCCCCTAGAATATTCGATGGTGCTGGCATTGGCAAGACTGATGTTTTCAATAGTATTATGGACAGAAGTATTGGTGCCACCACTGAAGCCGTCTTCATCACCAGTTTTGAAAATAGCATTGCTTTCCACAATAAGGCTCTGTGTGCCTACTGGACCATCTATAGTCTGTGTATTTGTTGCAAAATCAGCATTGCTTTTCACTGTAAAACTTCCTTGGTCGCGCAAGCTAATTGTCCCCGAAGTACTCCATACATTAGTCCCTGTAACTTCTATTTTGTTATATAATTTGGGAGCACGCACATTTTGACTGCTTGCATTAGCATTGTTAAATTCAACAATACCACCTGTCAAATTATAAGTCCCAGAAAGTCCCGGATTAAAACCTATCTTTTGTAGTCGATACCGGCCGCCACTCATTATAAGTCCACCATTCTCGGAAGGCAAATCACCATCGGAGAAAGAACCTGTCCCGTTATCGAGAACAGTCCCTTTTCTAATTTCTAAATAACCATTGCTATTGATTCTTTTTAATCCATTGGGTTGAAAAGTAAACGCATCTGTAAAAAGTTCTACAATTACCTTTTTGGCAGAAACAGCATTTGGTAAAGCATTACCGGAAACTTGGTTACTACGTCCTACATAGTGGTAAGTCGCATCACCTGAAAAAACCCTTGTTGTCGCATCACCTCCTATTTGTACATTTCCTGTATAAGTGCCTCCTGTCATAATCCCTTCTGGTGAAGTGATAATTAATTTCCCGCCAGCCATTAATTCAAAAGACTGAGATGTTTGATTTTCTATTCTTGATATATTATTTGCTGTCAAACCATTTAATCCAAAATCTAAGATGCCTGCATTTTCTACAATTAGTTTTGCACTTGTCCCCAGTTGCCAATCTTTGGTTAATTTGACATTAGCGCTATTTTTAATATAGAAATACAAATACATAAAATCATTGGAAGTCGTATTAGAAGTCGCGGTAATAGTTTGTGTTAAATTGGTTGGATTTCCTACAAAATTAAAGCTTGTATCAGCACTTCCTATATTAGAATTGACCAGATAGGAATTTACAGCTCCAGTATTAACCTTCTTAAAATTTCCTCCCAAATTAACCTTAGACGTATTAGGATGCGAATTGTTATTGCTCAAATTAAAAACACCGCCATTAAGAAGAAAATCACCATTTATATTTAGAAAAGCTTTTTTGTTTCCTGCTTTTGCAAGAAGGATAAAACTTCCAGCATCGTTTTTAATAAAATTCCTTTTTACAGTTAAGGTCTTATCACCATTAGTTGATTGGCCTAAAACTAAACCTGCTCCTCCAATGTATAAATCCCTTCCCACCGTTAAATTATCAAAATTGATCGCCATCTCAATACTTGAGGAGGTTGACGTATTTTTTAATTTAAGATCACGATGCGTAATTTGATACGTTCCTGAAGGGAATACCTGATTCCAGTGAGAAGAAGTTTCAATATTTAAATTTCCAAACTTTGCAGAAATACCTGCGACCGTATAATTAGAAATCATACTAGCCGTGCTAAACAAAGGACCACTACCCCATGCAGTAATATTAACATTGGAATCTTCATGAAAAATCTCAATACCATTCCAGATATTGGTATTTTCCTTAGAGATGTTAACTATGCCACCATTTTCAATCTCAAATTGGGAAGTCGGCTGTAGCGCAGTTTGAGCTTCTGAATTATTAAGATCTAGCAATCCTGCAGATCTTACAATAAGTTTGCTACTAGCACCCAAAGTTAAATTTCCATTAACAGATAAAGTCCCAGAAATAACTTCCAAACTTTTGCCATCAGCAATTCCCAAGCCTGGGTCAGTATCTCCCGAATAAACAAATACATTATTACTAATAAAAATATTCTTATACATCCTACCTCCCGCAACATCTACATAACTTCCACTTTCGATGAAAATATTTTCGGGAGTCCAACTTGCCGACTGTGGTGATACAGTAGCCGCTTGCCAGCCTCCAGAGCCATATACTTGCCAGTTG
This genomic stretch from Chryseobacterium sp. POL2 harbors:
- a CDS encoding T9SS type A sorting domain-containing protein — translated: MKTTYSKQRACMVLFVLTSVLFSAKTISALAGRLGFENDNRSTSSIIRNQNQQTFTKKIGIVDDYFSLKKSFGNSSMVKSSQLKILPAPQNGDFRTEPGSTASIYFASTSNWQVYGSGGWQAATVSPQSASWTPENIFIESGSYVDVAGGRMYKNIFISNNVFVYSGDTDPGLGIADGKSLEVISGTLSVNGNLTLGASSKLIVRSAGLLDLNNSEAQTALQPTSQFEIENGGIVNISKENTNIWNGIEIFHEDSNVNITAWGSGPLFSTASMISNYTVAGISAKFGNLNIETSSHWNQVFPSGTYQITHRDLKLKNTSTSSSIEMAINFDNLTVGRDLYIGGAGLVLGQSTNGDKTLTVKRNFIKNDAGSFILLAKAGNKKAFLNINGDFLLNGGVFNLSNNNSHPNTSKVNLGGNFKKVNTGAVNSYLVNSNIGSADTSFNFVGNPTNLTQTITATSNTTSNDFMYLYFYIKNSANVKLTKDWQLGTSAKLIVENAGILDFGLNGLTANNISRIENQTSQSFELMAGGKLIITSPEGIMTGGTYTGNVQIGGDATTRVFSGDATYHYVGRSNQVSGNALPNAVSAKKVIVELFTDAFTFQPNGLKRINSNGYLEIRKGTVLDNGTGSFSDGDLPSENGGLIMSGGRYRLQKIGFNPGLSGTYNLTGGIVEFNNANASSQNVRAPKLYNKIEVTGTNVWSTSGTISLRDQGSFTVKSNADFATNTQTIDGPVGTQSLIVESNAIFKTGDEDGFSGGTNTSVHNTIENISLANASTIEYSRGGNQIITNAPVTTSPIGANYAHLKISGSGIKTATGITKVNNLVSVVRGELKLSETADNLASNVLEAKQGLQNTGGIVRFENNAILMQDPTANNIGAINLERKATVPANQYNLWASPVVEQDLYALYGSPNSVMAGKVMEYITKTDTFKPVIAGTKSAKAKGYSAIGLASNAVKAIFSGVPNNAAFVFDVGNNVGQGDGYNLTGNPYPSNFDLDLFYTLNNTLLDVAKDNNAYFWDNTGNTDYNQYGSDYSGDNYATYNFSSKTGNQAPRFNNDVAAKKPISIIKSGQAFIVKLKSTTASLSFDNTMRTATSSAVYFKNEKPKRYWLELITPKNLIISTAVVYDEGAVNIYDKYDALANTSASDLFYSISSDAEPLSIQGRQDVDIRNDVIALGVKAYESGNYKIAFAEGDAIFADGQDIYLKDKLLNKIVKLNDGNYNFTLEKGFNLGRFEIIYKSDLVLNATDPTKNDFVVYKDEEDFIIKSDKNLGQVEVYDAVGRLIWTEWTNLKQLNITSSIFTKGIYIIKADRFGETRFKKIIK